In Musa acuminata AAA Group cultivar baxijiao chromosome BXJ3-9, Cavendish_Baxijiao_AAA, whole genome shotgun sequence, a single genomic region encodes these proteins:
- the LOC135649571 gene encoding calcium-dependent protein kinase 24-like — translation MSQASNPPPNRPSKPSSVLPYKTPALRDHYRIGKKLGQGQFGTTYLCVDKSDGKDYACKSIPKRKLLCREDYEDVWREIQIMHHLSEHPNVVRIKGTYEDALFVHLVMELCAGGELFDRIIQKGHYSERKAAQLIKTIVGVVEACHSLGVMHRDLKPENFLFASAGEDAALKATDFGLSMFYKPGDIFSDVVGSPYYVAPEVLHKLYGPEADVWSAGVILYILLSGVPPFWAETEAGIFRQILKGHLDFESEPWPGISDSAKDLTRNMLNRDPRKRFTAHQVLCHPWIVDDKVAPDRPLDSAVLSRLKQFSAMNKLKKMALRVIAESLSEEEIGGLKELFNMIDTDKSGTITFDELKDGLKRVGSEMMESEIQALMDAADIDKSGTIDYGEFLAATVHINKLEREENLISAFSYFDKDGSGYITIDELSQACREFGLDDVHLDEMIKEIDQDNDGQIDYSEFAAMMRKGNGGIGRRTMRNSFIFNPADARKTEER, via the exons ATGAGCCAGGCGTCCAATCCCCCTCCCAATCGGCCCTCCAAGCCCTCCTCGGTCCTCCCTTACAAGACCCCAGCGTTACGGGACCATTACCGCATCGGCAAGAAGCTCGGGCAGGGGCAGTTCGGCACGACGTACCTCTGCGTCGACAAGAGCGACGGCAAGGACTACGCCTGCAAGTCCATCCCCAAGCGCAAACTCCTCTGCCGCGAGGACTATGAGGACGTGTGGCGCGAGATCCAGATCATGCACCACCTCTCGGAGCACCCCAATGTGGTCAGGATCAAGGGCACCTACGAGGACGCGCTCTTCGTGCACCTGGTGATGGAGCTGTGCGCGGGCGGCGAGCTCTTCGACAGGATCATCCAGAAGGGGCACTACAGCGAGAGGAAGGCGGCGCAGCTGATCAAGACTATCGTCGGAGTCGTGGAAGCGTGTCACTCGCTCGGGGTGATGCATCGTGATCTCAAGCCGGAGAATTTCTTGTTCGCCAGCGCCGGTGAGGATGCGGCGCTCAAAGCTACGGATTTTGGACTCTCCATGTTCTATAAGCCAG GTGATATATTTTCCGACGTGGTTGGAAGCCCATATTATGTTGCTCCTGAGGTACTGCATAAACTTTATGGACCAGAAGCAGATGTATGGAGTGCCGGagtcattttatatattttgttaaGTGGAGTGCCACCTTTCTGGGCAG AAACTGAAGCAGGGATATTCAGACAGATTCTAAAGGGTCATCTAGATTTTGAATCTGAACCATGGCCTGGCATTTCCGATAGCGCCAAGGATCTGACACGAAATATGCTTAATAGAGATCCGAGGAAGAGATTTACAGCACATCAGGTTCTTT GTCACCCATGGATCGTTGATGATAAAGTTGCACCTGATAGGCCCTTGGATTCTGCAGTGCTATCACGGCTTAAGCAGTTCTCTGCGATGAACAAGCTTAAGAAGATGGCTCTACGG GTCATTGCTGAAAGTCTCTCTGAAGAAGAAATTGGTGGTCTGAAGGAGTTGTTCAACATGATCGATACAGACAAAAGTGGAACCATCACATTCGATGAACTGAAAGATGGCTTGAAAAGAGTGGGGTCTGAAATGATGGAATCTGAAATTCAGGCACTTATGGATGCG GCTGATATCGATAAAAGTGGCACGATAGACTATGGTGAATTTCTTGCAGCGACAGTACACATCAATAAGTTGGAGAGAGAAGAGAATCTGATATCAGcgttctcgtattttgataaagaTGGAAGTGGTTACATAACTATTGATGAACTATCACAAGCTTGTAGAGAATTTGGCCTTGATGATGTTCACCTTGATGAGATGATAAAAGAAATTGATCAAGACAAT GACGGGCAGATAGATTACAGTGAATTTGCGGCAATGATGAGAAAAGGCAATGGAGGAATTGGAAGAAGGACGATGCGAAACAGCTTCATTTTTAATCCAGCTGACGCCCGCAAGACAGAGGAACGCTAA
- the LOC103997427 gene encoding uncharacterized protein LOC103997427, with translation MNSGKLLRIAAHEANNSTEASLGEAFLLIQNQLKPPFPLTIPSPSEYSQLNRAIAFGVLTEPHLTKTHLTHLHAIVVDGYELFTSILVKLCNESFPKLLDSPKSQLLHVCSALVNVSALKIESLLISLLRQINGGDFTESNLWLSSELLKMLSDNWNWLLEESLVLTSALFVYLRLLSDHYRLAGSVKLEELKRMEIDFCVKVLRQCFHLCMQIGRDLVRLLQDLVYISEFKDMWKDLLSDPKKLGVAEFSDLSDLYRIRTPTHYFLLRIPPEMESQLRFLLTYVRWGNQRRYQAWFAKKHLCWPGSETVISDIVRFICCAHHPSNEIIQSNVISRWAVIGWLLKCCRRNHFEANVKLALFYDWLFFDDRVDSIMNIEPAMLLMVNSVPKYVDIAHMLLEFLFLLVDNYDVDRRVLLARGVTASCRLLLRKGVVHSMEPLTSCDLLSPMLREKLRSFLPGSELSDKNKIQEGEVSVASEGKRLVQC, from the coding sequence ATGAACTCCGGAAAGTTGCTTCGAATCGCCGCCCACGAAGCGAACAACTCGACGGAAGCctctctcggagaagcatttctcCTCATCCAGAACCAACTGAAACCCCCATTTCCCCTGACGATCCCTTCTCCCTCGGAATACTCCCAATTGAATCGCGCAATCGCTTTCGGCGTGCTGACTGAACCCCACCTCACTAAAACCCACCTCACCCACCTCCACGCTATCGTCGTCGACGGCTATGAGCTCTTCACCTCCATCCTCGTCAAGCTCTGCAATGAATCCTTCCCCAAGCTTCTCGATTCCCCAAAATCTCAGCTTCTCCACGTCTGCTCCGCGCTTGTCAATGTGTCGGCCCTAAAGATCGAATCTTTGCTGATATCTCTCTTGAGGCAGATCAATGGCGGCGATTTCACCGAGTCGAATTTGTGGCTGAGCTCGGAGCTTCTCAAGATGCTGTCCGACAATTGGAACTGGTTGTTGGAGGAGTCATTGGTTCTTACGAGCGCCTTGTTCGTCTACCTCCGGTTGCTGTCAGATCATTACAGATTAGCGGGCAGCGTGAAGTTGGAGGAGCTGAAGAGGATGGAGATCGACTTTTGTGTCAAGGTACTGAGACAGTGTTTCCATTTGTGTATGCAGATCGGAAGAGACCTCGTTCGCCTTCTCCAGGACTTGGTCTACATCTCTGAGTTCAAGGATATGTGGAAGGATCTGTTGTCTGATCCTAAAAAACTAGGAGTTGCAGAATTTTCTGATCTTTCCGACCTCTATCGGATAAGAACACCAACACACTATTTCCTGCTGAGGATTCCTCCTGAAATGGAGAGCCAATTGAGGTTTCTGCTCACCTATGTGAGGTGGGGGAACCAGAGAAGGTACCAAGCATGGTTCGCCAAGAAGCATCTATGTTGGCCTGGCAGCGAGACCGTGATAAGCGACATAGTTCGATTCATCTGCTGTGCCCACCACCCTTCCAACGAGATCATCCAGTCCAATGTCATCTCGCGGTGGGCAGTGATCGGTTGGCTTCTGAAGTGTTGCAGGAGGAACCACTTCGAGGCGAACGTGAAGCTCGCATTGTTCTACGACTGGCTGTTCTTCGACGACAGGGTTGACAGCATCATGAACATCGAACCTGCGATGCTTCTGATGGTGAATTCGGTGCCCAAGTATGTCGATATTGCTCATATGCTGCTGGAGTTCTTGTTCTTGTTGGTGGACAACTATGATGTTGACCGAAGAGTGCTGCTTGCTCGGGGTGTGACGGCGTCGTGTCGTCTGCTGCTGAGGAAAGGAGTGGTTCATTCGATGGAGCCACTGACTTCTTGTGATCTGCTATCTCCAATGCTGAGGGAAAAGCTCAGATCCTTCCTTCCGGGATCAGAGCTGAGTGACAAGAACAAGATTCAAGAAGGAGAAGTATCTGTTGCCTCGGAAGGGAAAAGGTTGGTACAATGCTGA